GCCTGCGGCGCCGTCGCGGAGTTTACCCAAAAGGGCGAACAGCACCACAGTGAGTACGGACAGGATCAGATTCAGTGCGAAGCTCGCTCCGAAAAGTGCGCCCTGGGAGATCGGGAAGCCGTTCTTGACAGCAATGTCATGCACCAGGACACCCGCCACGGACAGCGGGGAGAAGCCGCCTGCGTGGGCTCCGTTGATGATGAATGCGCCCATAAGAACCGGGTGGATGCGTGACTCGTAGGCCAGGCCGATCGCAGCCGGTGCCAGCAGAGCCACGGCGGCGGGGGAGAACGTGCCCAGGGCGGTCAGTGATGCTGCGAGCAGGAAGAATACCCACGGCAGCAGCAGAGTCTTTCCACGAACAAGCCTGACGCAGTTTTGGACGATGATGTCGATGGTCCCGTTTCGCTGGGCCATGCTGAAGAAGTAGGTAACACCGATGATGGTGATCACGATGTTCGCCGGGAAATCGGCCAGGATCTCCTTGTCGGTCATACCCAGCATGAAGTAGCCAACCCCGAAGGATGCCACGAGTCCCATGACACCGATGTTCAGTGGCCACTTGGTGGCGACGACGAACATCACCACAAGGATTACCAGCGGGATGATCTGGATGGCAGTCATGGTCGGCTCCGATTCAGGGGTGGCCGCCGGGTTGAAGATGGCACCCCCGAACAGGATGGCAAACAGACCCAGGATGACTGAAGCGGCAACCGTTATCAGCAGGATACGGCGGCGGTTGCCGGGTCGCTGGGAACGCTCTTCCCGGATGTCGCTCTCAGCCTCGGGAGCTGGTGTGGAAATAGTCTTAGCCATGGTTGTTTCTCCTCATCGAGTGGCTGTTGCTAGTGAGGCTTCGACGACGTTGCCGAGAGTCTCCGGGAGGTGAATGATGCTGGAGGCGATGGTGCGCGCTGTTCGGTCTACGCCCACCAGAAGGGACCCATCTAGTTCCTCGCTCCAGGTTTCGATGACGCCGGCAGGTGTCCGCAGTTTCAGGACTGCCTGGGGTGCGTCGCCGGTGATGTCGTTCATTACCGTGCCCGGGGTGCGGGTGGCGAGTGTGAGGGCGATGCTGCCGGTGATGGCCAACGCCGGATGGGGCTTGCCCATCGACAGCATCATGACGTTGACGTCGCACTCCGGCCCGGTGGGTGGGCCGACGATTGCGAGCTTGGGAACGGCGCGTGCGGCTTCGGCTGGAGTTGCTGCCATTCCCATTCGGACCGCTGCCTGACGACGGATGACGTCCAGGGTATCCAGGTGCAATTCCACGCTGGCCTTCCACGTCTCGTAGCGGGCTGTGTCCAGTCCAAGTTCCTCGGCCCGGACGATGACTACCGGGGCGCCGGCATCCACCATCGATACGGTCCAGCGGGTTCCGCCGGCCATGATCGTGTCTGACGCCTCACCCGTGGGGAGCAGATGTCCGGTGGTCTTGCCGGCCGGATCTTGGAAGCCAAGACCGACTTTGTAGCCGGGAAACACGACGCCGGGCATGTGCGCGTCCGGGGTGATCGGCAGCGCGCCGGCAGGTGTGGAAACCCGCTGGATGATGATCTGGCCCGTGTTGGTGTTACGGGTGACGATGCGGGTGGAATCGGCGTCGGGCACGACCCAGCCTTTCTCGATGGCGTAGAGGCCGACGACGGCGGAGCAGTTCCCGCAGTTGCTGCCCCAGTCAACGGTGGCCTCCTCGATGCCCACCTGGGCGAAGGTGAATTCGACGTCCACCCCCGGGTTCGCCGGTCGGCTGAGGATCATTGCCTTACTGGTAGTCGATGTAGCCCCGCCCACCCCATCGATTTGCCGGGTATCGGGGCTTCCAAAGAGTCGTGGCAGGAGATCGTCCAGGTTGGCGTTGGCCGTATCCAGGTGTTCAGTTTCAAAGACCCAGCACTTGCTGGTTCCTCCGCGCATCCATTCAGCTTCGATCTTCATTGTGCTTCCCTGCCTCTCGTGGCAATCCTGCAAAGTTTGTTTGCCTGTTACGAGGATGATCCGAATCACATATGAAGACAATGTTGGATAAATGAGGGGGAGTGTAGTGATCCTTCATTCACTGTGTAGGCAGGGTTAGGCAGAGCTTGAAGATTGCGAAAACCCTGGTTTCCACCCTGCTGCAGGCGCTGAATGCCGTGCAACTGCTTAGAATGAACCAAGTATGGAGAAGGGTGAAGCGATGCTTAACGATGAAAGTTTGGATTTATTTGATATCCGGCGACTTGCCCTCCTGGTGGAGGTGGTGGAACAGGGATCGATCACCGCGGCGGCGGACATCATGATGTATTCGCCATCGGCTGTCTCGCAGCAGCTGCGCAAATTGGAGCAGGAAGTGGGGCAGCCCCTGCTCAACCGGCGGTCCCGCGGTGTTGTCCCCACGGAGGCGGGGCAGGTGCTGGCAGGACATGCGCGGAAGATCGTGGGACAGATGCGCGCCGCCCGGTCCGACCTTGGCCAGATTGCCGGTTTGAACCGCGGCTCATTGACGGTTGGCACGTTCCCTACACTGGCCGGTTCATTTTTGCCCTTAGTGATCCGCGCCTTCAAGAAGCGCTACCCGGCGATTGGTCTCTCAGTGCGCAGCGCCCGCTTCGATGAATTGGTCTCGGACCTCGAATCCGGAGTGACCGGGTTGTGCTTGCTCTGGGACTACCCCTGGAACCGCTTCAACGACGAATCCATTCGGGTCACGGAAGTCTTCCAAGAGAGCACGGTGATCCTTGTGGCCAAGGGGCACCCTTTGGCCGATCGCGACGAGGTGACCATGAAAGACCTCCGAAAGGAATCGTGGATAGTCCGCGCAGAGGCGCACCCGGTAGTGGAGGTACTTCAACGCTCCGCCCACGACGCCGGCTTTGAACCAAACATCGGATTCCTTGCCAACGATTACCAAGAGGCTCAAGCCATGGTCAGCGTCGGCATGGGGGTGGCGATGGTCCCCAAGACAGCGGTGGCCTTGCAGCATCCGGATGTCAGGGTCCTCAGCCTAGGGGCCGAGGCACCCCTGCGCCGGGTTCTCTTGGCCCAACGCCAGGACAAGGTCTATGCGCCTGCGGAGGTGGCGTTCCACTCCACCCTGTTGGAAATAGCCCGTGAACGAGGCAACGACTATCTCTGAGGTGGTGCATGGCATCGGACGCGCTAGGGCAGTGGGTCGACCCTTGGTACAGGCGTAGCGTTCGCTGACCCTGGTGGTTATCACCTATCAAGTGGCCTTGGTGAGGCGCATGTGCCATTGGGTGGCAGTCGTCCACCCACCTTCGATTACCGCCACCCCCCTTGCCGCCCCGCGGCCGGGGGGTTGTTTGTTGTTGGCACCAAGGGAATCACGGCACCCTTGAATTTCGAAGATGCAGTTTGTTAGTATGACAGGACAAACTAGGAGAGAAAAACATGCCGCTTGTTCGAATCGACGTCAATCAAGGCCGCACCCCGGAGGAATTGACCGCGCTGAGCCGCGCTGTTCACGATGCCATCCTTGCGGAATATGGGATACCGGAGCGCGATTACTTCCACATTCTCACCGAGCATCCCCAGGGTCAGATTATTGCCCAGGACGCCGGCCTCGGGTTTGAGCGCACTTCCGGGATGGTGATGATCCAGATCTTTACGCAGGGTGGCCGCAGCCAGGATGCCAAGAGTTCGTTATTTGCGGCAATCGCCAGCAGTCTGGCTGAGGTGGGAGTGCCGGGTGAGGACGTCTTTGTGGGCTATGTGGAGAACTCGCCAGGTGACTGGTCGTTCGGCTTTGGCCGCAGTCAGTATGTCACAGGCGAGCTGGCCGTGCCGAGCAGGTAATGGCACCCGGTGTCATGTTGTAAATATGTCAGTACAAACCTTTGACAGGACATTGAATCTGGTGCAAAGTAGTCCTGTGGCCCCGCTCACTGAGGGGTGGCAAGGCATTGGGGCCCAGCGCTCAAAGGTTTAGAGTTCACAAGAGAAAGGTCAACGATCATCGTGACCCACGAACTGCTTACGATCGGGCGCATCAGCGTTGATATCTACCCGAACGACATCGGAGTGGACCTTGAGGACGTAACGTCCTTTGGGAAATACCTTGGAGGTTCGCCCTCCAACGTAGCCGTCGCCGCGGCGCGTCACGGCCGACGCGCGGGCGTCATCACCCGTACCGGCGATGACGCCTTCGGAAACTACCTGCACCGGGAACTGCACAAGTTCAATGTGGACGATTCTTTCGTCTCCGCGGTCAAGGAATACCCCACGGCGGTGACCTTCTGCGCGATCAAACCGGCCACGGACGAATTCCCACTCTACTTTTACGGCCGTTTTCCCTCGGCACCGGACCTGCAGATCAAGGCTGCAGAGCTGGACCTGGCGGCCATCCGTGACGCCGGCATTTTCTGGTCCACCGTCACCGGCCTGTGCCAGGAACCCAGCCGCGAAGCCCACATCAAAGCCCATCAGGCCCGGCCCCGTGCCGGACTGAAGCAAGGTCAGTTCACCATCTTGGATCTGGACTACCGTCCCATGTTCTGGGCCTCCGAAGCCGAAGCCCGCACCGAAGTTGCCAAGGTCCTCCCTCACGTCACTGTTGCCATTGGAAACGATAAGGAATGTGCAGTTGCCGTAGGTGAGGGCACCCCTGACGAGCAGGCGGACCGCCTACTGGATGCCGGCGTCGAAATTGCCGTCGTGAAGCTTGGCGCGGAAGGCGTGATGGCCAAAACCCGCACCGAGCGCGTGGTCTCCGCCCCTGTCCCGGTGGAAACCGTCAATGGCCTGGGTGCCGGCGACTCCTTTGGCGGCGCCTTCTGTCACGGGCTGCTGTCCGGTTGGCCGCTGTCCGAGGTCCTGGACTACGCGAACGCCTCCGGTGCGATCGTCGCCTCACGCCTCTCCTGCGCTGATGCCATGCCGACGCCGGACGAGGTCACCTCGCTGCTCACTGAACGAGGCCGCCCCATCCCCGGTGCGGCTTCGGCAGCTGCCACAGTCGGAGCCTCCACCCTTGCAGAAGGAGCAGTTCGTTGAGCGCCAACGATGACCCCCGCCGTTACGAGCATTTGAGCCGTATCAGGTTGGAGGACCCCGAGGCCGTGGCCCGCGCTGCAGCCACCCGCCGCCGTCACCCCGGCCTGAAACACAACACGCAGAACTTCATCGTCGCTGCAGACCATCCTGCCCGCGGCGCCCTCGCCGTTGGTCCACAGCCCATGGCCATGGCGGATCGCAGGGACCTCCTGGACCGTCTGCAGATTGCCTTGGCGAACCCTGCCGTTGATGGCATCCTCGCCTCGCCGGACATCATGGACGACCTCCTGTTGCTGGGGGCCTTGGAAGGCAAACTCGTCTTCGGTTCCATGAACCGTGGTGGACTGGCCGGCCTGGTCAACGAGTTCGATGACCGTTTCACCGGCCATACTGCCGCTGCGCTGGAAGCGCTCGGTGCCGATGGCGGCAAAATGCTCACACGCATCTGCCTCGGCGACCCGGACACTGTGGCCACTCTTGAAGCCACGGCGAAAGCCATCGATTCGCTGGCCGAGCGCAAGCTCATCGCTATGGTTGAGCCGTTCCTCTCTGTCCGTGATGCGCACGGAAAGGTCCGCAACGACCTCCGTGCAGATGCCGTGATCAAGTCTGTGGGTATTGCCGAGGGCCTTGGTTCCACTAGCGCCTATACCTGGATGAAGCTCCCGGTGGTGGCTGAGATGGAACGCGTCATGGCGTCCACCACCATGCCCACTGTGTTGTTGGGTGGTGACCCTGACGGAAGTCAGGACGAGGTGTTCGCCAGCTGGCAGGCAGCTCTGGCATTGCCAGGCGTCCGCGGCCTCACGGTGGGCAGGACGTTGCTTTACCCGCACGACGGCGATGTGGCGGGTGCCGTTGCGACTGCGGCCTCGCTGCTGAACAACACTGCGCCCGTGGCCGCCGCTGCGGACAAGCGCACCTTGGCAGACCGTATTCCAGTGAAAGTATCGGAGTAGCTAGTAATGGGTACAGCAACCCGTCGGATGACCGTGGCCCAGGCTGTGGTCGAGTTCCTTTCCAAGCAGTACACGGTGGATTCCATTAATGGTGTGGAGTACCGTGAGCGGCTGATTCCGGGCACGTTCGGCATCTTCGGACACGGCAACGTGGCCGGCGTGGGCCAGGCGTTGAAGCAGTACCAGGCCGCGGACCCCACGATCATGCCGTACTACCAGGGCCGCAATGAGCAGGCCCAGGTCCACCAGGCCGTGGGCTACGCACGCCACACCCGCCGCCGCCAGACGTTCGCCATCAGCACTTCCATTGGCCCGGGTTCCTCGAACCTGCTGACCGGCGCCGCATTGGCCACCACCAACCGTTTGCCTGTACTCCTGCTGCCCAGTGACACGTTCGCCACGCGCGCCGCTGATCCCGTACTGCAGCAGCTGGAGCTCCCGTACGCGTATGACATCACGGTCAACGATGCCTTCCGTCCGCTGTCCAAGTTCTTCGACCGGGTCTCCCGCCCGGAACAGCTCTTCTCAGCGTTCCACCACGGACTCCGCGTTCTCACGGACCCCGCGGAGACCGGCGCGGTCACGATTTCACTGCCGCAAGATGTCCAGGCCGAGGCTTTCGACGTTCCCGAAGAGTTCCTGGCCGAGCGGGAGTGGCGGATCCGCCGTCCCGAGGCCGAGGATGACGACATCCGCCGCGCCGTGGAGGCCATCCGGGCAGCTAAACGACCGCTGATCATCGCCGGCGGCGGAGTCCTTTACGCCTACGCCAATGATGAACTCGCCACATTTGCTGAGCTGACGGGCATTCCGGTGGGTAACACGCAGGCCGGTGTCGGTGTCCTGCCGTGGGACCACCAGCACTCGCTCGGTGCGGTCGGCTCCACAGGCACGACGGCGGCCAACGCCATCGCTGCCGAAGCGGACCTCATCATTGGCATCGGGACCCGCTACGAGGACTTCACTACCGCGTCCCGCACGGCGTTCCAGAACCCGGACGTGAAGTTCGTGAACATCAACGTTGCAGCGATTGACGCCTACAAGCATGGAACCACACTGCCGATCGTCGCCGATGCCCGCAAGGCACTGGTGAAGCTCAACCAAGCACTGAGTGGTTACCGGGTGGGTGCCGATCTGGAAGACAAGGTCGCAGCGGAGAAGAAACGCTGGAACGCAACCGTGGACGAGGCCTTCGAGACCCGCTACACGCCGCTGCCGGCCCAGAACGAGATCATCGGGGCCACCAACAAGGCCATGGATGACCACGACGTTGTCATCTGCGCCGCCGGTTCGCTGCCCGGTGACCTGCACAAGATGTGGCGAGTCCGCGACCCCTTCGGCTACCACGTGGAGTACGCGTACTCCTGCATGGGCTACGAAATTCCGGGAGGGCTGGGCGTGAAGCGCGCAGCCCTGGCCGAAGCCGCTGCCGGTGGTCCGGACAGGGATGTGGTGGTCATGGTGGGGGACGGCTCCTACCTGATGATGCACACCGAACTGGT
The sequence above is a segment of the Arthrobacter sp. StoSoilB22 genome. Coding sequences within it:
- a CDS encoding SLC13 family permease yields the protein MAKTISTPAPEAESDIREERSQRPGNRRRILLITVAASVILGLFAILFGGAIFNPAATPESEPTMTAIQIIPLVILVVMFVVATKWPLNIGVMGLVASFGVGYFMLGMTDKEILADFPANIVITIIGVTYFFSMAQRNGTIDIIVQNCVRLVRGKTLLLPWVFFLLAASLTALGTFSPAAVALLAPAAIGLAYESRIHPVLMGAFIINGAHAGGFSPLSVAGVLVHDIAVKNGFPISQGALFGASFALNLILSVLTVVLFALLGKLRDGAAGQHAELEARPTRPHGQQILTLGLIVAMLVCALGFHMPIGFVALSAGLLLALVNIREHQTFIGGVSWSTVLLVAGMITYVSLLQHVGVIDTLAEQALALGAPLLIALVLCYVIGVGSAFASSTALLTAFIPLAGPLLATSSLSASGTVAALATAATVVDVSPFSTDGALVVANAREDDRQRVYKQLMMYAGGVVLVAPALAWALLVPTGIM
- a CDS encoding PrpF domain-containing protein, which produces MKIEAEWMRGGTSKCWVFETEHLDTANANLDDLLPRLFGSPDTRQIDGVGGATSTTSKAMILSRPANPGVDVEFTFAQVGIEEATVDWGSNCGNCSAVVGLYAIEKGWVVPDADSTRIVTRNTNTGQIIIQRVSTPAGALPITPDAHMPGVVFPGYKVGLGFQDPAGKTTGHLLPTGEASDTIMAGGTRWTVSMVDAGAPVVIVRAEELGLDTARYETWKASVELHLDTLDVIRRQAAVRMGMAATPAEAARAVPKLAIVGPPTGPECDVNVMMLSMGKPHPALAITGSIALTLATRTPGTVMNDITGDAPQAVLKLRTPAGVIETWSEELDGSLLVGVDRTARTIASSIIHLPETLGNVVEASLATATR
- a CDS encoding LysR family transcriptional regulator, with amino-acid sequence MLNDESLDLFDIRRLALLVEVVEQGSITAAADIMMYSPSAVSQQLRKLEQEVGQPLLNRRSRGVVPTEAGQVLAGHARKIVGQMRAARSDLGQIAGLNRGSLTVGTFPTLAGSFLPLVIRAFKKRYPAIGLSVRSARFDELVSDLESGVTGLCLLWDYPWNRFNDESIRVTEVFQESTVILVAKGHPLADRDEVTMKDLRKESWIVRAEAHPVVEVLQRSAHDAGFEPNIGFLANDYQEAQAMVSVGMGVAMVPKTAVALQHPDVRVLSLGAEAPLRRVLLAQRQDKVYAPAEVAFHSTLLEIARERGNDYL
- a CDS encoding tautomerase family protein; translated protein: MPLVRIDVNQGRTPEELTALSRAVHDAILAEYGIPERDYFHILTEHPQGQIIAQDAGLGFERTSGMVMIQIFTQGGRSQDAKSSLFAAIASSLAEVGVPGEDVFVGYVENSPGDWSFGFGRSQYVTGELAVPSR
- the iolC gene encoding 5-dehydro-2-deoxygluconokinase yields the protein MTHELLTIGRISVDIYPNDIGVDLEDVTSFGKYLGGSPSNVAVAAARHGRRAGVITRTGDDAFGNYLHRELHKFNVDDSFVSAVKEYPTAVTFCAIKPATDEFPLYFYGRFPSAPDLQIKAAELDLAAIRDAGIFWSTVTGLCQEPSREAHIKAHQARPRAGLKQGQFTILDLDYRPMFWASEAEARTEVAKVLPHVTVAIGNDKECAVAVGEGTPDEQADRLLDAGVEIAVVKLGAEGVMAKTRTERVVSAPVPVETVNGLGAGDSFGGAFCHGLLSGWPLSEVLDYANASGAIVASRLSCADAMPTPDEVTSLLTERGRPIPGAASAAATVGASTLAEGAVR
- a CDS encoding deoxyribose-phosphate aldolase; this translates as MSANDDPRRYEHLSRIRLEDPEAVARAAATRRRHPGLKHNTQNFIVAADHPARGALAVGPQPMAMADRRDLLDRLQIALANPAVDGILASPDIMDDLLLLGALEGKLVFGSMNRGGLAGLVNEFDDRFTGHTAAALEALGADGGKMLTRICLGDPDTVATLEATAKAIDSLAERKLIAMVEPFLSVRDAHGKVRNDLRADAVIKSVGIAEGLGSTSAYTWMKLPVVAEMERVMASTTMPTVLLGGDPDGSQDEVFASWQAALALPGVRGLTVGRTLLYPHDGDVAGAVATAASLLNNTAPVAAAADKRTLADRIPVKVSE
- the iolD gene encoding 3D-(3,5/4)-trihydroxycyclohexane-1,2-dione acylhydrolase (decyclizing) produces the protein MGTATRRMTVAQAVVEFLSKQYTVDSINGVEYRERLIPGTFGIFGHGNVAGVGQALKQYQAADPTIMPYYQGRNEQAQVHQAVGYARHTRRRQTFAISTSIGPGSSNLLTGAALATTNRLPVLLLPSDTFATRAADPVLQQLELPYAYDITVNDAFRPLSKFFDRVSRPEQLFSAFHHGLRVLTDPAETGAVTISLPQDVQAEAFDVPEEFLAEREWRIRRPEAEDDDIRRAVEAIRAAKRPLIIAGGGVLYAYANDELATFAELTGIPVGNTQAGVGVLPWDHQHSLGAVGSTGTTAANAIAAEADLIIGIGTRYEDFTTASRTAFQNPDVKFVNINVAAIDAYKHGTTLPIVADARKALVKLNQALSGYRVGADLEDKVAAEKKRWNATVDEAFETRYTPLPAQNEIIGATNKAMDDHDVVICAAGSLPGDLHKMWRVRDPFGYHVEYAYSCMGYEIPGGLGVKRAALAEAAAGGPDRDVVVMVGDGSYLMMHTELVTAVAERIKLIVVLIQNHGYASIGSLSESLGSQRFGTQYRVLDKEQHSFDAGENLPIDLATNAESLGAKVIRIEPGENVIEALGAAIKEAKAAPETGPIVIHVESDPLLDAPSSESWWDVPVSQVSNLESTQQAYKTYTDHKNRQRKLLG